ctgctgttgcaaggttcagtattttatgtttgtcaAATTGGTCAAAATCAGCTAACTTACTAGTCTTTAAATATGATGATATAAATATAATTGGCCTTACGTCCTCCGATCATATACACACatacaagattaaatatttagatataaGTATACTATCCAAGATGTTGCTCAATCTGACctttaaaaatccacaaaatagATGATCTAGAACATAAAACTGCCACTGTCAACATCTGAAAAAATACCTACCATAATGTTACTAGTGATACCATATAATTGTTCTTCCTTAACATTTTTACTAGAACATAAAAATGAGCAATGTGATAAAAACTTAGAGATAGGATCAGTAGACCAAGCTTTGATGCAGGTTTATTTGTCAATAATTTTATTGGTTAGCATGATTGGCAACATCCGAGACAACAGCCTACAAAAACTAAGAGAGGGTTTTATTGAACATAAACTTTTCCAAGTTTCCATTTAATAATCAAGCCACGTTTTTCTAAATGTAATCATAAGATTAATTTCACCATCTTGGTAGAAAACTCTTTACATCTCTAACTACAGTTCTAGTCTGGcttcttgtttcattttatagAGACTTTACCATTCACTAAACAaggaaaagactaaaaaaatcTATCCTCCCCTCTGTCTTCTTCATTTGCTTTTACTGTTAAATCTTACTATTACTGATGGTCTTGATGCTTCTTGCTACATAATATTTAATTATACAAGgctattctttttttatagGCAATGAAAtcatatgtatttatttatgaataagTTTCAATTAACAACAGCTTGAAACTAATTATTGTGTCTAATTTTAGCCATCGATCTCTGTGCTGAGGGAAAGCATGACTGTGAACAAGTCTGTGTGAACATGGGCCCGGGCATCTTCACCTGCGACTGCAACAAGGGATACAGACTCAATGAGGATGAGAAGACATGCTCaggtttttcttaaaatatgcaatatttatGCCTATCAGATTTAAATAGATAGGCATACAAATCAGTTTGTATTTGTTTCCTGTCACCTTTTGAATATGAAACTGTTATGAGTGTTACAAGATACTTTGTTGGGTAAATCTGAATGTTTGCTATGTTTTTAGTTCCTGCTTTAAGACTACATAAAATTTAGCTGTTGTTCTAATTCCAGTATATTATGGAGGAATTTTGTCGAGGTGTATGGGCACTGTTCTagttaaagaaataaagttaaacaaaactgaacttaaaatcaaaagaggaaaaggaaTTATACATCATAAGGCAGGGTTGCCACTCCTGGcacttcttaaaaatatattttgtattggAGGAGAATCTCAACAGATGGTTCTGCAGTCAGAACTCTGTTGAGAACCAAGGACATCACCGTGTCCTTGGTTTTGCTgacaaagaaactcaaaatgcGTTGCCTCTGACTTGGAAAAACATCTATGTACATGTCTGTGTTGTTTTAGCCATTGACCTCTGTGCTGAGGGGAAACATGACTGTGAACAGATCTGCATCAGCGCACCAGGCGTCTTCACCTGTGACTGTAACAAAGGATTCAAACTCAACAGGGACAAGAGAACTTGCACAAGTCAGTGAATCCActtgttttgcatttgctttTTCTGCATTCCAATTGCTGATTAAGTGTAATTTATTCATCACTACTGTCTCTGCCTTTATATTTCCCAGCTCATTTAAGCAGCATTAACTTACACTTTGTAAGTCATATCCTTTTAACTGTCCTGAAAATTGAGATTCAAAACTTAATTGAACCTCTTCTCTGTTTAATGTGTGTACAGTTGATCAACAGAGAGACTCGACAGCAAAATGCAATACAACTCTGAACTTAAAAACTTAATCTCTGATCTTAAAATGACATTTGGGTGTCATTGTTATGGTCTTTTAATGGCCAGAAGTGACCTCCAAACACTGGATGAATTGAACATCCTGTATTTGTACATAACCATTAAGTTTTCCAGTTAGCTTATAAACCTTTACATCAATGTAGGACACTTTGATTCaaagaaatatagtaatacAATATATTAGTCAGCTTAGGCATCGTCCAACACACCAGATTAGGTTGAGTTGTCACACATCATTTATGCACAACTCCCCCTGTCTGAAATATCTGCCAGCAAGCGTTGTAGTTATTCATCCACCTGCCAGAAGTCCAGGTTTTAATTCAATCAAAAAATTTATAAGGTAAAGTTAGCAAAGGACTTCTGCAGATATATAAAAGTCCAAACTTAAGATGATTCAGTGCTGACTGAGAAAGAGGCAGCCCTTTTTCAGAAAAGACAAGGGAGAAATGTGTCTGAGGAGGATCATCTAACAGGACACGATAAAGTTAAAGTGTTCACTGCATCGCTTTTGAGTAGTAAAACAACTTTGTGAAACAGTAAATATAAAGCATGCTTTCTGTGTGCAACAAACTcttagaaaaacaatgttttattatgaaatatgtCTAATTTAATAATGCCACGCTTTCAAGTCAGAGGTTActgggagaaagaaaaatacaataattataatgtccttttatttgattaatttggtGTTGCAATAACTattagttgaaatatttttttcatttagaaatttgTATTactcatgtttttcatttgcaaTAACTTTTGGATTTATTTGTCAATGTCTCATCATTTATCACAACGGCATTTCCCTCATAAATGACATGCCACAtgtgttttgtctctttaagtatcttttttgattaattgttaatgAATTGGTATTTTTTAGACATGGACATGTGCAACACGGTGAAGCATGGCTGTGACTACCAGTGTGTAAACACCCCTGGATCTTACCACTGTATCTGTCCTGAAGGACAACTGCTTCAGGATGATGGCAAGACATGCGGCAGTAAGTCCAACCCTCAGAGAAAAACATGATTGATAgatatgaaaattattttaaaaatcagcctgGCACACACTGGGAACTTATAGTGAGAGACCCAGATTTATTATAAGATGCTTTATACTGACCTGatataaacaagaaaaagcacaaatgaaTAATATAGAGTATTAATAAAAAACGTatcagatgtattttatttgtcagaaCATACTAAAGATGTTTTGACAGattctacatttatttaaatttaagtttaaatgtgcaaaaccaTGACATAtagttattatttattaaaacaaatgccATAAGTACAACTATAGTCAACCTATGCATACCTCCTATGTACTGGGCTGTAGCATTGCTATCTTTTACAGAAATACTAAAGCtacatattgataaaaatatttttttttatgtgattgcATTGATCTTAATTCTTATAAATATTAGCAGAATTATTTGTTGTGTTGCACAATCACAGTCCATATGACACTAATGGGGACTAATATATgcataaatatactttttcaACTACAGAGTACAACAATTCTTGTATTTTATAACGTTTTAGTGATGGAGCTGCTGGGCTTGAGTCCAAGGCATTGCTGACATCTAAATcaagttttgattttgaaatacatttttatgatgaATTGATATTGATAATAGCGACAATAGTCCCTTAAAGAAAATTGGTGGTATTATATAGGAGCAACATTTATTGGTATAAACAAAGAATAGAAGGGTTAGGATTTATGGTGGGAACCTGACTGAAAGAAGAAGGGCAGCTACATCCTGGAACTGAAATGAAGATAAATGAGATGTTGAAGATGAATCCGCACTGATGTGAAAAACAGCTCAGCTATGTCTGAACAAAAAGTCTCAACGCTTGAGCGGATTATCTTTTAAATTTTCTATCTCTGGAAGGAGAACAAGAGTCAGGACATGACCACTTTTAAACAGCATGACCAAGACAGGTTCTAATCCAAAAAAGGCGtttttcaattaataaaaattctAGTTAAATGTTGGAGCTGTCATCTTTTTAATTCCTTCCTATTAAGGGGGAATATATTTTCTAACATGaagaaaagtgtttaaaataattatgaattatgattatttaaaattgtttgcacctttaagttagttttctgCTGAAACTGCTGTAATACTTTAACACTGTGCTAAATGTTGTCTACTGTAGTAGTGTTTTTGTCTTCAGGATTAATATTTCCTTACCTCTTTCGTTTTTGGAGGATTTTGCATATTATGTTTTAACAGATACCGTAAAAATGGACAAATAGAACAGAATCAGCATTCTCTCCTTCATAGAGCAAACACAACCCATCTGTTTGTATTCATTTCTTAAcacttgtatttatttcagcttgCAAGTCTGCAAACATCGACCTGGTGCTGCTGATTGACGGCTCCAAGAGTGTCCGCCCTCAAAACTTTGAGCTCGTCAAAAAGTTTGTTAATCAGGTAGATGTTTTTTCTGACATATGATGTATTACAGAGTGTTGACACTCATAATCAACAGTCCACAAAACTGTGACAAATGCATCatgtaaatattgattttacataaagaaaacttagtttttaaatatattagttTAGTATTTGTATTTTCCACCCTAGTGACAAGAAAATATTCTTACAGTGtagttagattttatttgtgaattattttctttaactgtaggagtgaaagaaaaacaaaaggaaaaaaaaacggGAAGAGGTAGCTGATGTCATACTTATTTCCTGACACCCTTCAGGTTGTAGACTCTCTTGACGTATCTGCTCATGGTACCAGAGTCGGTCTGGTTCAGTACTCCAGCCGGGTCAGGACCGAGTTCCCACTCAACATGTACCACACTGCTGAAGATATCAAAGCTGCAGTCATGAAGGTAGCATAAATACGTGAAATTAGCCTTATGTGCTAAAATCTTCTTCACTCAGAGgcaaaacaataacaacagaATTGTGTAATGGCTTTACAACATCTACACCTTTAGGTTGACTACATGGAAAAAGGAACAATGACAGGTCTGGCACTAAAGCACATGCTGGAATACAGCTTCTCAGAAGCAGAAGGCGCCCGTCCAGCCAGTCGTAACATCCCCCGCATTGGACTGGTTTTCACAGACGGACGATCCCAAGATGACATCAGCGAATACGCCAAAAAGGCTAAAGAAGCCGGTCAGTACCAATTAGGTTTTTTCTATCTATAAAAGGTTGACATTCATCATGGTCATTAATCAAATTTTGTGTACTTTAAACAATATGTTTGAAAATTTTGTCTTCAGTATTTTATAATCATATGTCATGCTAGCCAGTTTTATTGGCTTTAAAACCATCTACATTGTTTGTTTGGAATAATTGCCCTTTTGGAAAACCAATCCGTGTCCAAGTTTTACCCATATGACCCAAACTATTCTctgtcaaattaaataaattggtCAGGATGACCGGGGACCATACAGGAACCACCAAACCATGAACTAAAAACTGCTGGAACAGCAATGTCCACAGTGAAGCAAGTTATCCATTGGTAGAGAAAgcaccaaaaataaattcatttctcCAAAGTGAACACCCTCAAGCTTTACTGCAGCTATTTACATGGACAAGTCAAATTCCTCCTGGAGAGAGGGTTTATAATCAGATGAACAAAGATGGAGCTATTAAGCCACAGCAATAAGAGATGTGAAAAGTGAAGatgatattttaaatgcagGAAAATCTGTCAAAGCCTGGCAATGGTAGCATCATCGTCATTAGAAGTACTACCTTGATATTCTACATCTGTGTATTAAATCAAGAGCTATGACTGAAACTCTGAAACAGTTTGGTCTTTCAACAAGATATTGATTCCAGGCGCACAGCACGACACACAGACAGGCCAACATTAATCCTCGGCAGGTCCTTTCCTTAAATGGCAGACTCAACCCTGTTAAAAACGCTTAGGCTATTCTTATCAGTCAGCATGCCAactattataaataaaatccaccatTTTATGTAATAAGAGGGTTAAAATGTCCAGCCTGAATTCTGCCAAACTCTTGTTAATgattataaacaataaatgttgtttGCCATTGGACATTTAACCAAATAGGTAGGGGTGTATTTACTGTACATGTATATTTGAGCCTGTCTAGATAATTTTAACTTGAGgaaattcacaataaattaagttttgtgcacccagtttatgtttttgaaagttactgataaaaaaataattaaaaaactcCCTAATATGTGATTCATGCCTATTATGAGTTCATGCtaatttttcaaattcattgtacattttaatgcatttactACACATTTTGAGTTGATGTTTATCTGTATGCTCGCAGGAATCACCATGTATGCTGTTGGTGTGGGCAAAGCTGTGGAAGATGAGCTGCGTGAGATTGCATCTGATCCtgtggaaaaacatttctattacaCAACAGATTTCAGTGCCATCAACACCATCGCAGACAACCTCAAACTTAATGTGTGCCCAggtaaaaaataagaaagaaagaaacaaccaATGCCATAATGTTGAGGAAAAGATCTAAACAATCAAATCCTCATGAGGAGGAAGTTAAAATCACAAAGATTAGAAATAACAAGAATCAATCATTTTTTCCttgctttgttttcagattttttttttatgttttactatgTGTTGTTAACATAACATTCTTGACTGATTAGATTTAGGCAACAAATCTCTTagaacaatttaataaaaatatttggtttaataTCTTGTTTTACAATCTGATTGATTCTATTTAAAACAGACGTAAATGTCAACACCTGTGCTTGTTAGTGAAGTTCAGCTAAAACAGAAGTTATAATGCCAGAAGCATGTGAGACGTCTGCCACTTGCTTTTTATATTATCAACTGAAGagttgaaaaaaagaaacctgttttatttatttcactatgCACTAATCAATATTCACCCATCAGATCAAGTACTGTGACTCAATAACAAAAGATGCCCTGTTGTTTGTTGCCATCTACTGGCAAACTTATAACATGGCAGTTTCTCAGGAGACTGCATTAAAATATAAGACAACAGAAAGTCACCATAAATTGTATATAAGTTGATATAAAGCCTGGAATTTGACAGACTTGTTGACCTTACTTCAAAATCTCAAAATTGTAAATGAATAATGAATGTAAtggctaaaatatatttatttattttgtctgcaGCGGAGAGTCTTCGGGAGGTTGAAGTAAAAGATCCATGTGCCTGTGAGAACCTGATGGAGTTCCAGCAGGCCACCATGAACAGACTGGATCagttcacacaaaaacatatcctttgaaaataattcaacaaatcTTTAGCATGCAAGCGTTACTCTTTATGTATAGTTATGGTTTGAAATCTTAAgtcaaatggaaaaataagcaacatttgtgaaaaggtttaaggagtctgaacacttttgcaaagcactataACACAGCAGAAACTGCAGCATTCTTTTATTGCTCCTTAATACAATATCCACTAGCTTCTATGGCTGCCCGTTTGGAGCAACTGGAGAACCAGCTCCTCTCCAGGAAGTGATGTGGTCAAACAGTGTGACCACACATGATAGCAGGACAGCTGgagggaaaaagaagaaaaagactcaTCCTGAAAAAACTTTAACCAATTGAGATCTATAGCATGACACCCCTCACATTAAACAGATGACTTTACAACACCTTCACAGGTCTTAGGAACTCTGTTAGAAAAACATGACAGTGTAGTTAagaatgttgtatttttttaaaaaacccctCAAAACATACCCCTGTTTTACAGTGTTCTTTTACAGAGAACATATTCAATATCTTTGTTTACTAAACAGCATTTGTTACTGGTTTATTTCTAACAAGCACGCCAATCTAAGCAGGGTGTCTGTTTTTGAGTGTATCGTAGATAAGAGATGTCAGGTCACAACTAAATTATCAGGTTTCTTTACAGTCACAGTCATTCAGTGCGATATTTATACTGAACCCTTTTTACAGTTTGACAAAATATGTATTGATGGCagattgcagtttttattttaatttttttaactaacagcggaaacacaaagacaacaaaGAAGGACATGCGTTCTTGATACCACTTCTATCAACTCTCTGGCttatgtcacataaaatcttttcttttttgcatccAGAGCAAATTCTCAAACCAAATCATCAAAAAGTAGAAATGgctttaaattatataaaaggGAATTTAAGAAATTTTGAGTCTTAATGTTTACTAAAGCTGTAGTGTTAATTCAATACAGAAATCTGCCAATGCTGAAGGActtactgcttttattttataagaatatttataattttcagcttttatcaaatattctgaaatataatatatatatatttgagaaGCTACATTATTTGATTTTAGAAATTTCATCCTAAATTGAAAGGAATTTCTTCTGTTAGCAtagatgttaaatttttttggtttgtatCAATAATACCATCATAAATTTATAGCCCTTAATTTTGGAATATCTGtataattttgtatattttctaataactacttttgtatttttgtaatgaaTCTTTGTATCAAACCAAAGAGGGCAATAAAGGACTAAACATTTTGCTGCTGagtgttttactttttgctttttttaaccttactttttgctatttttagatatgcagatgtttttttgccACAGTTTAAAGAATTGGAGGATGTTAACAATACTGGCTAAAaagggatttatttattcagtaaataaatagaatattagtcaaatgtttttaagtgaACTCAGGAAGTCATAATGTCATGCTTTGCATCCAGAAGTTCccaaatatcacaaaataatcCTCTTTGTAGCAACATCAGtttctttttgggttttttcccccagaaatcTCGGTAGCTTAAGGGAAGGGAACAACAAGAAACAGGGAATATTGTCATCAAtagtaaagaaaaagagaaatgtttattgCCTTAGGTCACAAGGCAGTAGACATAAACAAAATCGAAGTGTTGGGCCTCCTAATGTGTATGTTTTGTCCAAACTGAAAGTTTGAAAGAAGAAACAACATCAAAATTGCCCATTAAATCTCACAAAGAAACTTCCAGGAGATgtgtgaagtttttaaaaacacaacagaagtAAAAACTATTAGTCGTTACTTAATCTATATCTTTATCTTGCAATGTTATTAAGTCGTTATGCTCTTGGTCAATAGAGACATTTCCTTTCAGTGGGTTTAtctgaaatgtagaaaaaaagcaCCAATAGAAtatctaaatgttttcataaacaagtaagaataaaatattatttcaatttaaatgaGAGTGTCAGTTCTGGCTAAGAAGAAACAAGAAGCAACaaaaagttttagcttcaaatCAAGGTCAGGTCATGGTCTCTGTTTTATTAATTGGCAtatgtgtttaatttattagaaTTTGTAAACAACTATTACGTCTCTACTGTTTGTTCTTTCTCATTTAGCCTTTTCTAAACAGtttaattgcacaaaaatcctaGTGTTGTGAAAGAAGGAAACctttaaacatcacattttcagcaagaaatgggTCAGCTTTTCTTCAGTGTTGTAATGTGATCTATCTTTAAATGTGAAGCTGCTGAACTAAGATACAGTTATTGCCTGAAGTTAATTAAACTGAAGAACATATGGACAATCTGCATATTAAGAAAATGCATGCTTGACTGGGAGGCCTCTTTTAGGAAACAAAACTTGTAAAATCTCAACAAATTGTATTTCATATCTTAAACAATCAAAAGGTGGAACTCCAGGGTTTCCAAATGGAGGCCCATGGGCCATTTATGGCCTTTGGAATGATTTTGTCTGGTTCACAATACTTGTTTAGGGATAATAGAAATTCATTCTGCTTGCACAGGTAGTAGCTGCAAATAGGAACcttttagatacattttttaCTGACAAAGTAAGATCTAACAcctaatatttttcttttattgaccAAGCTGTTTacttacattttatatatgagacttccttgttttttttattaaaacattgcatgtttaacattttagctaaaagggacttaatttaaaaatactttctgtACAATTTAGACAATATTTTCTGATgttgaatttcatttttaaattctggATCTTGATGaatgtctatttatttattattagttttcaGAATTTCTTACATACCAGTCAAATCTAACCAAGTCCAcaaattcatacattttttatttctgtttacttcATAAAGTAAAGTAAACTAAGTGAAAACTAGTTAGCTAAGTGAGCAATAAAGTTGCTCTCCTAGTGGATTTGATTAAAGGCCTTGTGTGGGGAGAATTATCTCAGAAACCTTAATCATCTGCACTTTGTCTTATGTAATTGGAACAGCCTTTTCAACTAATCAGTCTAATGTTTTCTTACTG
Above is a genomic segment from Xiphophorus couchianus chromosome 20, X_couchianus-1.0, whole genome shotgun sequence containing:
- the matn4 gene encoding matrilin-4 isoform X8; translation: MGNLRGLSVFIFLTLVVFTTARPKSGPNQKCKSGPVDLVFLIDSSRSVRPHEFETMRKFLIDILNTLDIGLDTTRVGVVQYSSQVRSEFSLKTHSKLENMVKAINEIVPLAQGTMTGLAIRYLMNEAFSPGQGDRPKVPNVAVIVTDGRPQDRVAEVAAEARERGIEIYAVGVARADMTSLRAMASPPFEDHVFLVERFDLIYQFGLQFQDKLCGIDLCLESEHGCEHLCESSPGSYTCHCLPGYRLNADGKTCSAIDLCAEGKHNCQQICISSPGSFTCDCNQGYHLNDDKKTCSPIDLCAEGKHDCEQVCVNMGPGIFTCDCNKGYRLNEDEKTCSAIDLCAEGKHDCEQICISAPGVFTCDCNKGFKLNRDKRTCTNMDMCNTVKHGCDYQCVNTPGSYHCICPEGQLLQDDGKTCGTCKSANIDLVLLIDGSKSVRPQNFELVKKFVNQVVDSLDVSAHGTRVGLVQYSSRVRTEFPLNMYHTAEDIKAAVMKVDYMEKGTMTGLALKHMLEYSFSEAEGARPASRNIPRIGLVFTDGRSQDDISEYAKKAKEAGITMYAVGVGKAVEDELREIASDPVEKHFYYTTDFSAINTIADNLKLNVCPAESLREVEVKDPCACENLMEFQQATMNRLDQFTQKLASMAARLEQLENQLLSRK